Proteins encoded within one genomic window of Fragaria vesca subsp. vesca linkage group LG1, FraVesHawaii_1.0, whole genome shotgun sequence:
- the LOC101314321 gene encoding laccase-11-like, protein MASSSSWNQIFCGLAFVFFGLFLGSSTSPAEAAIKKYQFDIQVKNVSRLCHAKPIVTVNGRFPGPTIYVREGDSVLVNVTNHAQYNMSIHWHGLKQYRNGWADGPAYVTQCPIQTGNSYTYAFNVTGQRGTLWWHAHILWLRATVYGAIVIMPKQGTPFPFPQPHREAEIVLGEWWNADVEEVVKQGTNMGLPPNSSDAHTINGKPGPLFPCSEKHTYAMEVEQGKTYLLRIINAALNDELFFGIAGHNLTVVEVDAVYTKPFTTQAILIAPGQTTNVLVQANQVPNRYFMAARPFMDAPLQIDNKTVTAILQYRGVPNSVLPILPQLPSPNDTTFALGYDKKLKSLNTPKFPANVPLKVDRHLFYTIGFGTQSCPSCLNGTRFVASLNNITFEMPQVALLQAHYFNIKGVFKTNFPDKPPTPFNYTGAPLTANLGTSKGTRLSKIAFNSTVELVLQDTNLLTVESHPFHLHGYNFFVVGTGIGNFDPAKDPAKYNLVDPVERNTVGVPTGGWTAIRFRADNPGVWFMHCHLELHTGWGLKTAFVVEDGPGKHQSVLPPPKDLPKC, encoded by the exons ATGGCTAGCAGTAGCAGCTGGAATCAGATTTTTTGTGGGTTGGCCTTCGTTTTCTTTGGCTTGTTTCTTGGTTCATCCACTTCTCCAGCAGAAGCTGCCATAAAGAAATACCAATTTGAT ATACAAGTGAAGAATGTGAGCAGATTGTGTCATGCAAAACCCATTGTTACCGTAAACGGGAGGTTTCCGGGGCCAACTATCTATGTCAGGGAAGGAGATAGCGTTCTTGTCAATGTTACAAACCATGCTCAATATAACATGTCAATTCACTG GCATGGATTGAAACAGTACCGAAATGGTTGGGCGGATGGACCAGCATATGTGACACAGTGTCCTATCCAGACTGGGAATAGCTACACCTATGCCTTCAATGTAACAGGTCAAAGAGGAACATTGTGGTGGCATGCACATATTCTTTGGCTAAGAGCCACTGTTTATGGCGCAATTGTAATCATGCCTAAACAAGGCACCCCATTTCCTTTTCCACAGCCACATAGGGAAGCTGAAATTGTGCTAGGAGAATGGTGGAATGCGGATGTCGAAGAAGTTGTCAAGCAAGGAACCAACATGGGCTTGCCGCCAAATTCCTCAGATGCTCACACCATCAATGGCAAGCCAGGGCCATTGTTTCCATGCTCCGAGAAAC ATACATATGCAATGGAGGTTGAGCAAGGGAAGACATACCTCTTGAGAATCATCAACGCAGCGCTCAACGACGAACTTTTCTTTGGCATTGCTGGTCACAACTTGACAGTAGTGGAGGTTGATGCAGTCTACACAAAACCATTCACTACTCAAGCTATACTAATTGCACCAGGCCAGACAACAAACGTTCTTGTCCAAGCTAATCAAGTACCAAACAGGTACTTCATGGCTGCTAGGCCTTTCATGGATGCTCCACTACAAATAGACAACAAGACTGTCACGGCCATACTTCAATACAGAGGAGTCCCCAACTCTGTTCTACCTATCCTTCCCCAACTTCCTTCCCCTAATGACACCACCTTTGCTTTAGGCTACGACAAGAAGCTCAAAAGCTTAAACACTCCAAAATTCCCAGCAAATGTACCTCTCAAAGTCGACAGACACCTGTTCTACACTATTGGTTTCGGAACACAATCTTGCCCAAGTTGCCTTAACGGAACACGATTTGTTGCTTCCTTGAACAATATCACTTTTGAGATGCCCCAAGTTGCGCTTTTGCAAGCTCATTACTTCAACATCAAAGGGGTGTTTAAGACTAACTTCCCTGATAAGCCACCAACTCCTTTCAACTATACTGGTGCACCACTCACAGCCAATCTTGGGACTTCCAAAGGCACCAGACTGAGCAAGATTGCATTCAACTCTACAGTTGAGTTGGTTTTGCAGGACACCAATCTTCTAACAGTGGAGTCACATCCATTCCATCTTCATGGATACAACTTCTTTGTTGTTGGAACCGGTATTGGGAATTTTGATCCTGCCAAGGACCCGGCTAAGTACAACTTGGTTGATCCTGTTGAGAGAAACACCGTCGGCGTTCCAACCGGTGGTTGGACTGCCATTCGTTTCAGAGCTGATAATCCAG GCGTTTGGTTCATGCACTGTCATTTGGAGCTTCATACCGGATGGGGATTGAAAACGGCATTTGTTGTCGAAGATGGACCGGGCAAACATCAATCTGTTCTGCCTCCGCCTAAGGACCTTCCAAAATGCTGA
- the LOC101297083 gene encoding E3 ubiquitin-protein ligase HERC2-like: MPGLGSLVKTVVGRFERCMSTRTAVMSFGDGNHGALGLPTSLMGLGVDAYEPTRVPSLPSDITAVTAGHYHSLAVTSQGQLWAWGRDLEAQLGRGGPSPRDSWNEPRRVTGLDRVNVCSAFASGVISVAIGDDGSLWVWGKSKRGQLGLGEQVMEAVVPSRVEALAGEKITKVALGWGHALALTEDGKLFGWGYFADGRLGSIKEYSETSQLESTSSNQELSSSSFETAEKLVLEGMAKENNMPIVWEPSLVRELHSIKVVDIACGLDHSLILCGDGTLLSCGSNVYGQLGREKQNVGLLPVDISFRPMSIAAGLGHSLAICQVPSSDVMGGATGIITWGWNQTSQLGRGGPENIPFGVEGLEGETPVSVSGGRVHSIALTSKREVWVWGSGKNGRLGLGSSCDEPEPIVLDSVEGCEVLQAVSGFDHNMVLIAE, encoded by the exons ATGCCGGGACTGGGATCGCTGGTGAAGACGGTAGTTGGAAGGTTTGAGAGATGCATGAGCACCAGAACAGCTGTGATGAGCTTCGGCGACGGCAACCACGGCGCTCTCGGGTTACCCACTTCCTTAATGGGCCTGGGTGTCGACGCCTACGAGCCCACCCGGGTTCCTTCTCTCCCTTCCGACATCACCGCCGTCACCGCCGGCCATTATCACTCCCTGGCGGTCACCTCTCAAGGTCAGCTTTGGGCCTGGGGAAGAGACCTCGAGGCCCAGCTCGGCCGTGGCGGTCCTTCTCCCAG AGATTCGTGGAATGAACCGAGGAGGGTAACGGGATTGGATCGAGTAAATGTGTGTTCTGCATTTGCGTCTGGTGTCATTTCTGTGGCTATTGGAGATGATGGTTCTCTGTGGGTTTGGGGGAAGTCGAAGCGTGGCCAGCTTGGTCTGGGAGAGCAAGTCATGGAGGCTGTGGTGCCTTCCCGAGTTGAAGCGCTTGCCGGTGAGAAAATTACTAAG GTTGCACTTGGTTGGGGGCATGCTCTTGCATTGACTGAGGATGGAAAGTTGTTTGGTTGGGGTTATTTTGCTGACGGTAGGTTAGGAAGCATTAAAGAATATTCAGAGACATCTCAACTGGAATCTACTTCGAGTAATCAAGAACTGTCGAGTTCATCTTTCGAAACTGCTGAGAAGCTGGTTTTAGAAGGAATGGCCAAGGAGAATAACATGCCAATAGTTTGGGAACCCAGTTTAGTGAGGGAACTACATTCTATTAAAGTTGTAGACATTGCATGTGGTCTTGATCATTCATTAATTCTTTGTG GTGATGGGACACTACTGAGTTGTGGGAGCAACGTATATGGTCAGTTGGGAAGAGAAAAACAGAATGTAGGATTACTTCCTGTTGATATAAGCTTCCGTCCAATGTCTATAGCAGCCGGGCTTGGCCATTCTTTGGCAATTTGCCAGGTTCCATCATCAGATGTTATGGGAGGAGCCACAGGTATTATTACATGGGGTTGGAATCAGACCTCTCAGCTCGGTAGGGGTGGGCCAGAAAATATTCCATTCGGAGTTGAAGGATTGGAAGGGGAAACTCCCGTATCAGTATCAGGAGGTCGTGTGCATTCCATTGCTCTCACATCTAAGAGAGAAGTTTGGGTTTGGGGTTCTGGTAAGAATGGAAGGCTTGGGTTAGGAAGCTCCTGTGATGAACCTGAACCAATTGTGCTGGACTCTGTTGAGGGTTGTGAAGTTTTACAAGCTGTATCAGGATTTGATCATAACATGGTCCTAATTGCCGAATGA